In one window of Methanofollis sp. DNA:
- a CDS encoding PAS domain S-box protein codes for MQGTEWKGLEFCRLRPHVCTFSLAFFTLVCFSVVSYAFSVGITRITSLALYVPVVLIAYRYPRYGILSAFLTGATYLALYRIFIPGWTDFPEVLINTVLLVGIGSLTAILSYRLSEKESNLRGIYDASSAGIFLLAKDGSIAEENDRFLSMLGYNDGERPERLDHIWQEEEAARFPGEVKADASRNGIETEFIARDGRHIPVVLSAAPGPDDLTVCTVVDIGQRKQAEKEREEERARTREYLDVAGVILLILDDRMHVRAINRKGCTILGYPEDEIVRQDWAENYLPARVRETVVSVCTSALQSDRGTVVSFENPVLTREGEERQIVWTIQPIRDEKGEAFSILASGEDITRHRQTVRALEESEERYESLVAIAPEAIGIYCDGQIVYLNAAALRVLGIRGPVEFGQMPFWTFIHPDSLVTVREELTKTQTGVWSSYFQEIRLCRADGGTVYAESTMVPITYEGRQATQFVLRDITEKKQMEENLRQSEVLYRTIFEAAAAAMVIIEEDLTISRANPGFVTLSGLRRDEIEGKIPWGLFYSPQDGKRMLEYHRRRCNGDPDAPQTYLSSFTDAGGNSHDVIVTASVIPETKKSIVSFVDVTVQREYEKELKRSLLEKEALLKEIHHRVKNNMQQVASLLSLQAATVADREIAGCLQASESRITAMALVHENLYQSEILASIRADAYITTLCSEIRASYTPGPGIRVETAIDDVALDTDTAIPCGLIINELVTNAFKHAFTGRDQGRVLVSLRQESGGRLSLRVEDDGTGLPANISIDNEETLGLRLVSALSDQIGGTLRFSSGGGTRFSVMFQYATQETETKDRENR; via the coding sequence ATGCAGGGAACAGAGTGGAAGGGTCTGGAATTCTGCAGGTTAAGACCTCATGTCTGTACCTTCTCACTCGCGTTTTTTACCCTGGTCTGTTTTTCCGTCGTTTCATACGCCTTCTCCGTCGGCATCACCAGGATCACATCGTTGGCCCTCTATGTCCCGGTCGTCCTCATCGCATACCGCTACCCGCGCTACGGCATCCTCTCGGCCTTCCTCACCGGCGCCACCTATCTCGCCCTGTACCGCATCTTCATCCCCGGATGGACGGACTTTCCCGAAGTGCTCATCAACACCGTCCTCCTTGTCGGCATCGGGTCCCTCACTGCTATCCTCTCGTACAGGCTGAGCGAGAAAGAGAGCAACCTGCGGGGCATCTACGACGCTTCCTCAGCAGGCATCTTCCTCCTCGCGAAGGACGGGAGCATTGCCGAGGAAAACGACAGGTTTCTCTCGATGCTCGGCTATAACGACGGGGAGAGGCCGGAACGCCTTGACCATATCTGGCAGGAAGAGGAGGCCGCCCGCTTCCCGGGAGAGGTGAAAGCCGACGCATCCAGGAATGGTATCGAGACCGAGTTCATCGCACGGGACGGCCGGCATATCCCGGTCGTCCTCTCGGCAGCACCCGGACCTGACGACCTGACCGTCTGTACGGTCGTCGATATCGGCCAGCGGAAACAGGCAGAGAAGGAGAGAGAGGAGGAAAGAGCGCGGACACGGGAGTACCTGGACGTCGCCGGGGTGATCCTCCTGATCCTCGACGACAGGATGCATGTCAGGGCGATCAACAGGAAGGGGTGCACCATCCTCGGGTACCCTGAGGACGAGATCGTCAGGCAGGACTGGGCCGAGAACTACCTCCCTGCACGGGTGAGAGAGACCGTGGTCTCGGTATGCACCTCGGCCCTCCAGAGCGACCGCGGCACGGTCGTTTCTTTCGAGAACCCGGTGCTGACCAGGGAGGGTGAGGAGCGGCAGATCGTATGGACGATCCAGCCGATCAGGGATGAAAAAGGGGAGGCATTCTCCATCCTCGCATCAGGAGAGGACATCACCCGGCACAGGCAGACAGTCAGGGCGCTCGAGGAGAGTGAAGAGAGGTACGAGAGCCTTGTCGCCATCGCACCCGAGGCTATCGGGATCTACTGCGACGGGCAGATCGTCTACCTGAATGCCGCCGCCCTCCGGGTGCTCGGGATCAGGGGCCCTGTCGAATTTGGGCAGATGCCCTTCTGGACATTTATCCACCCTGACTCCCTGGTGACCGTCCGCGAGGAACTCACCAAGACCCAGACCGGCGTCTGGTCCTCATACTTCCAGGAGATCAGGCTCTGCAGGGCAGACGGCGGGACCGTGTATGCCGAGTCGACGATGGTCCCGATCACCTACGAGGGCAGGCAGGCCACCCAGTTCGTCCTCAGGGACATCACCGAAAAGAAACAGATGGAGGAGAACCTCAGGCAGTCCGAGGTGCTGTACAGGACGATCTTCGAGGCGGCTGCAGCCGCAATGGTGATCATCGAAGAAGACCTGACGATCTCGCGTGCCAACCCGGGCTTTGTCACCCTCTCAGGGCTCCGGAGGGATGAGATCGAGGGAAAAATCCCCTGGGGCCTTTTTTACTCTCCACAGGATGGGAAAAGGATGCTCGAATACCACAGGAGGCGGTGCAATGGAGACCCGGACGCCCCGCAGACCTATCTCTCCTCATTTACCGATGCGGGGGGGAACTCTCACGATGTCATCGTGACCGCCTCCGTCATCCCGGAGACGAAGAAGAGCATCGTCTCCTTCGTCGACGTCACTGTCCAGAGGGAGTACGAGAAGGAGTTGAAAAGATCGCTCCTGGAAAAGGAGGCCCTTCTCAAGGAGATCCACCACAGGGTGAAGAACAACATGCAGCAGGTCGCAAGCCTCCTCTCTCTCCAGGCCGCGACGGTCGCAGACAGGGAAATTGCCGGGTGCCTGCAGGCAAGCGAGAGCAGGATCACCGCAATGGCCCTTGTCCACGAGAACCTCTACCAGTCTGAGATTCTCGCCTCCATCCGCGCCGACGCCTACATCACAACTCTCTGCTCTGAGATCAGGGCATCATACACACCAGGACCGGGGATCAGGGTCGAGACCGCCATCGACGATGTGGCCCTGGACACGGACACGGCCATCCCCTGCGGACTGATCATCAATGAACTTGTGACAAACGCCTTCAAACACGCCTTTACCGGACGGGACCAGGGCAGGGTGCTGGT
- a CDS encoding chemotaxis protein CheW — translation MEIIDVVEFEIGGTHYALDISLAREIVEMIPITPVPRAAPHIAGIINLRGEITTILNLNRLLGLAERDDNATRKIIVLVPDAANGSNTGIIVDDVHSVLRVGKDDIVQMDDTLAKEAYVKGIIRMKAEEKGGKAQNQDLIIWIDLQKILLNLTG, via the coding sequence ATGGAGATCATAGACGTCGTCGAGTTCGAGATCGGGGGCACCCATTATGCCCTCGATATCAGCCTCGCACGGGAGATCGTCGAGATGATCCCGATCACCCCGGTGCCGCGTGCAGCACCTCATATCGCCGGGATCATCAACCTCAGGGGCGAGATCACCACCATCCTCAACCTCAACAGACTTCTCGGCCTTGCCGAGAGGGACGATAACGCGACACGGAAGATCATCGTCCTCGTCCCTGATGCAGCAAACGGCTCGAACACCGGGATCATCGTCGACGATGTCCACTCGGTGCTGCGGGTCGGAAAAGACGACATCGTCCAGATGGACGACACCCTTGCAAAGGAGGCGTATGTCAAGGGGATTATCAGGATGAAGGCGGAGGAAAAGGGAGGAAAGGCCCAGAATCAGGACCTGATCATCTGGATCGACCTCCAGAAGATCCTCCTCAACCTGACAGGCTGA
- a CDS encoding methyl-accepting chemotaxis protein yields MKSQEKAQTQDAEQATDDVEQQAGIVLQGVDLIPFPFHIVDRDYRVLYMNAAAAALLGKKKEDCIGKHCYDLYKTSVCNTKSCPCRVAIEEGRTNTIDIPLGGGRWIGATGVAYRDENDRTIGAIEYFPDITAQKQTVQDLLHVGEEARNGNLSVRTNLDAEGDFLEIAKSVNGILEAVVVPLQGAARDAELIGKGQIPEKVDATGYRGEFKKLVESFNSCIDGLESLREGSAVLQRTAQNDYTRKVEGNYPGGYAVIAAEINAVQDRLLHIQGIAVNISRGDLSDLKDLKAVGKRSENDQLIPAFTSMEEAIQELVNDANTLAKAGREGRLSTRAAASKHAGEFAKVVEGVNQLMDAVVAPVNEAMRVAGKFSVGDYTVRFSDDIAVAGDFQKFKESLNEMAGKTSAVVTQIKQAADQVQSGVSDASKGADEIAKAAEQVAITGQKCADLNRDLLSQMEEISHRISDLSASNEEMASTSQEVLERAENVAKMGRDAEKLGKEANTKITVVEKIAQESVKDITELTQEMREINKIVKLITDISNQTNLLALNAAIEAARAGEHGRGFAVVAGEVRNLAGESKKATNDIENLITSIQAKSEKTATAITSANSEISSSVESVNNAILALNKIVDGASEVTHDMSEIAKAVEDQANTSNAVVQIVDNGTRLTQETMKQVSDLAALAEEASASTEEIGSVTHQLDSMAGELKDTMKQFRV; encoded by the coding sequence ATGAAATCACAGGAAAAGGCACAAACACAGGATGCAGAGCAGGCGACAGACGATGTGGAGCAGCAGGCAGGAATCGTCCTCCAGGGAGTGGACCTCATCCCCTTCCCCTTCCATATCGTCGACCGGGACTACAGAGTTTTGTACATGAACGCGGCCGCAGCAGCCCTCCTCGGCAAGAAGAAAGAGGATTGCATCGGCAAACACTGCTACGACCTCTATAAGACCAGTGTCTGCAACACGAAGTCCTGCCCCTGCCGGGTGGCAATAGAGGAGGGACGGACGAACACAATCGATATTCCCCTCGGTGGAGGTCGCTGGATCGGAGCCACCGGCGTGGCCTATCGTGATGAAAATGACCGGACCATCGGTGCGATTGAATATTTCCCCGACATCACCGCCCAGAAGCAGACCGTGCAGGACCTCCTCCACGTCGGCGAGGAGGCACGGAACGGAAACCTCTCCGTCCGCACCAACCTCGACGCCGAGGGTGACTTCCTGGAGATCGCAAAGAGCGTCAACGGGATTCTCGAAGCAGTGGTCGTTCCTCTCCAGGGCGCCGCACGGGATGCCGAACTTATTGGAAAGGGCCAGATCCCGGAGAAGGTCGACGCCACCGGGTACAGAGGAGAGTTCAAAAAACTCGTCGAGAGCTTCAACAGCTGCATCGATGGCCTTGAGAGCCTGAGGGAAGGCAGTGCCGTTCTCCAGAGGACCGCACAGAACGATTATACCCGGAAGGTCGAAGGAAACTACCCGGGCGGCTATGCAGTGATCGCGGCGGAGATCAACGCCGTCCAGGACCGTCTCCTCCATATCCAGGGCATCGCAGTCAATATCAGCAGGGGCGACCTCTCCGACCTGAAGGATCTGAAGGCAGTCGGAAAACGCTCGGAGAACGACCAGTTGATCCCGGCATTCACCTCCATGGAAGAGGCGATCCAGGAACTCGTGAACGACGCGAACACGCTCGCAAAAGCCGGAAGGGAGGGGAGGCTGTCCACCCGGGCCGCCGCCTCGAAGCACGCAGGGGAGTTCGCAAAAGTCGTCGAGGGCGTCAACCAGCTGATGGACGCCGTCGTCGCTCCTGTGAACGAGGCGATGCGGGTCGCGGGTAAGTTTTCCGTGGGCGACTACACAGTCAGGTTCTCCGACGACATCGCCGTCGCCGGCGACTTCCAGAAATTCAAGGAGTCCCTGAACGAGATGGCCGGGAAGACATCCGCCGTCGTCACGCAGATCAAGCAGGCCGCGGACCAGGTGCAGTCAGGGGTTTCCGATGCAAGCAAAGGTGCCGACGAGATCGCGAAGGCCGCCGAACAGGTGGCGATCACAGGCCAGAAGTGCGCCGACCTCAACCGCGACCTCCTCTCCCAGATGGAGGAGATCAGCCACCGCATCAGCGACCTTTCGGCCTCGAACGAGGAGATGGCGAGCACCTCGCAGGAAGTCCTTGAAAGAGCGGAAAACGTCGCGAAGATGGGCAGAGACGCGGAGAAACTCGGCAAGGAGGCCAACACAAAGATCACCGTCGTCGAGAAGATCGCACAGGAGAGCGTGAAGGACATCACCGAACTGACCCAGGAGATGCGGGAGATCAACAAGATCGTCAAACTCATCACCGACATCTCCAACCAGACCAACCTCCTCGCCCTCAACGCCGCGATCGAGGCGGCACGGGCGGGCGAGCACGGCCGCGGCTTCGCCGTCGTCGCGGGAGAGGTGAGGAACCTCGCCGGCGAGTCGAAGAAGGCGACAAACGACATCGAGAACCTCATCACATCCATCCAGGCAAAGAGCGAGAAGACGGCAACCGCAATCACCTCGGCCAACAGCGAGATCTCCTCCAGTGTCGAGAGCGTCAACAACGCCATCCTCGCCCTCAACAAGATCGTCGACGGTGCCAGCGAGGTGACCCATGACATGAGCGAGATCGCAAAAGCCGTCGAAGACCAGGCAAACACGAGCAACGCCGTCGTCCAGATCGTCGACAACGGCACCAGGCTGACCCAGGAAACGATGAAGCAGGTGAGCGACCTTGCCGCCCTCGCTGAGGAGGCAAGCGCCTCGACAGAGGAGATCGGGAGCGTCACCCACCAGCTCGACTCCATGGCCGGAGAACTGAAGGACACCATGAAGCAGTTCAGGGTGTAG
- a CDS encoding histidine kinase dimerization/phosphoacceptor domain -containing protein produces MSRTPEDPAGECSRIIELLREEPRGLSTSEISRRLGMNRNSVAKYLNMLVVSGRLDMQEVAVAKVYYLSHRVPISAMLDFSSDLILVLDSAGRVVQANDNFLSFTGLGRGEVAGRDIGSLDIPLLAPLLEAGLMRVALAGKERADEVRFEKDGKDLYFVVKLVPTVFDDGGAGVTVIMEDVTASRQVLQEKERLLAEIHQRVRNNLQLISSLLALQAGSMGEGAGREIIRKTEGRLGVLARAHDHLDRSPDHARVGLGAYLADLLADSAAAADYPADLVATRVVPSDLSLRLDAAIPVGLIVNELVSNACAHACLAGAPGCVLVSALDDGAALTLVVEDEGSGMPAGFDPVTDGSLGLTLVRTLVTEQLGGRMAISGSGPGTRVIVTVPHGGETP; encoded by the coding sequence GTGTCACGTACTCCAGAAGATCCGGCAGGAGAATGCTCGCGGATCATCGAGCTCCTCCGTGAAGAGCCGCGGGGCCTCTCCACCTCCGAGATCTCGCGGCGACTCGGGATGAACCGGAACTCGGTGGCGAAGTACCTGAATATGCTCGTCGTCTCCGGTCGCCTCGATATGCAGGAGGTCGCCGTCGCGAAGGTCTACTACCTCTCCCACCGCGTGCCCATCTCTGCCATGCTCGACTTCTCCTCAGACCTCATCCTCGTCCTCGACAGTGCGGGGAGGGTGGTGCAGGCCAATGACAACTTCCTCTCCTTCACCGGCCTCGGGCGCGGCGAGGTCGCGGGCAGGGATATCGGCTCCCTGGACATCCCCCTCCTCGCCCCCCTCCTTGAGGCCGGGCTGATGCGAGTGGCGCTTGCCGGGAAGGAGCGGGCCGACGAGGTCCGGTTCGAAAAAGATGGAAAAGATCTCTATTTTGTCGTGAAACTCGTCCCGACCGTCTTTGATGACGGTGGGGCCGGCGTGACCGTCATCATGGAGGACGTCACCGCGTCGCGGCAGGTGCTGCAGGAGAAGGAACGCCTGCTTGCGGAGATCCACCAGAGGGTGCGGAACAACCTCCAGCTCATCTCCAGCCTTCTCGCCCTGCAGGCCGGGAGCATGGGGGAGGGTGCTGGGCGCGAGATCATCAGGAAAACCGAAGGACGTCTTGGCGTCCTTGCACGGGCCCATGACCATCTCGATCGCTCTCCCGACCATGCCCGCGTCGGCCTCGGGGCGTATCTCGCAGACCTCCTCGCCGATAGTGCGGCCGCCGCTGACTACCCGGCCGACCTGGTTGCCACCCGTGTCGTCCCGTCCGATCTCTCCCTCAGGCTCGATGCGGCGATCCCTGTCGGCTTGATCGTGAACGAACTTGTCTCGAACGCGTGCGCCCATGCCTGTCTGGCAGGCGCGCCCGGTTGCGTCCTGGTCTCCGCCCTTGACGACGGCGCCGCTCTCACTCTTGTCGTCGAGGACGAAGGGTCAGGGATGCCAGCAGGCTTTGACCCTGTGACTGACGGTTCTCTCGGCCTCACCCTGGTCAGGACCCTGGTGACCGAGCAACTCGGGGGCCGGATGGCGATCTCAGGCAGCGGTCCGGGCACGCGTGTCATTGTCACGGTCCCTCACGGGGGCGAGACGCCGTGA
- a CDS encoding response regulator, which produces MKVLVVEDAAIIALDVANRVKRLGHTVTGTAATAALALEKARETSPDIALMDINLKGDQDGIEAASLLAGELGIRCIFVTAYSDRGMRERALAVRPLGYIVKPIRDAELKAALAAAGAALGAVD; this is translated from the coding sequence GTGAAGGTGCTGGTCGTGGAGGACGCTGCGATCATCGCCCTCGATGTTGCAAACCGGGTAAAGAGACTGGGGCATACGGTGACGGGAACGGCGGCTACGGCCGCTCTTGCCCTGGAAAAAGCCCGTGAGACCTCTCCCGATATCGCCCTGATGGACATCAACCTGAAGGGAGACCAGGACGGGATCGAGGCCGCCTCCCTTCTTGCCGGCGAACTCGGGATCAGGTGCATCTTCGTCACCGCATACTCTGACAGGGGAATGAGGGAACGGGCTCTCGCGGTCCGACCTCTCGGCTATATTGTCAAGCCGATCCGGGATGCTGAGCTGAAAGCGGCCCTTGCGGCTGCTGGGGCCGCGCTCGGCGCGGTTGATTGA
- a CDS encoding chemotaxis protein CheW, with amino-acid sequence MAETVDVVEFGIGGTRYALDILLAREIVEMVPITPVPRAPPYIAGIINLRGEITTILKLNTLLGLPGEGRRETQKIIVLVPEAANGSNTGIIVDDVHTVRQVGEGDVAPMDEAMAREAYVRGVIRTGNGEDTKNKPESDLIIWIDLQKVIREQVSRA; translated from the coding sequence GTGGCAGAGACAGTCGACGTCGTCGAGTTCGGGATCGGGGGCACCAGGTACGCCCTCGACATCCTCCTGGCACGCGAGATCGTCGAGATGGTGCCGATCACCCCGGTGCCGAGGGCACCACCCTATATTGCCGGGATCATCAACCTCAGGGGCGAGATCACCACCATCTTAAAACTCAACACTCTCCTCGGCCTCCCCGGAGAGGGGCGACGCGAGACGCAGAAGATCATCGTCCTCGTACCGGAGGCGGCAAACGGATCAAACACCGGCATCATCGTCGACGACGTCCACACGGTGCGGCAGGTCGGTGAGGGTGACGTCGCCCCGATGGACGAGGCGATGGCGAGGGAGGCGTACGTCAGGGGCGTCATACGGACCGGAAACGGAGAGGATACAAAAAATAAGCCGGAGAGCGACCTGATCATCTGGATTGACCTCCAGAAAGTGATCAGGGAGCAGGTGAGCCGCGCCTGA
- a CDS encoding methyl-accepting chemotaxis protein, whose product MTKQTTTPEDCEQENTRLKERLAEAEAKMGRYETILDEIPFPISVTDMEMNWTFMNRALESLLNLDRKKDLGKHCSSCKGAACSTEQCGIAALRGGKKRTIFEEHGKSIQIDAAYLTDATGAQIGHVEILQDITAMARVTAFLEAETRRISENLTRVAAGNTEVNLTMGATDRYTEKVAPLIAGIDRATAATLESLDLMLKDVAMLVGAGKDGRLSMRADAARHKGGYRALVQDVNALLDTVIVPLQGAAKDAELIGMGQIPEKVDATQYKGDFRKLAESFNNCTDGLQSLREGYAVLQRTAQNDYTVKVDGNYPGGYARIAEAINVVQDRLLHLQDAVGNISQGDLKDLEAFRRIGRRSKNDQMVPAFIAMMEAIQRLVDDANMLAKAGREGKLSTRADASKHQGEFAEVVDGVNQLFDSVVAPVNEAMRVTDHYAGGDYTKKFSDDLAVAGDFQKFKDALNNMADRTAETIRDIQHIAEQVDYGTSESNKGVDQLAKAAEQVAITSQTCADLSKETLQKIEEVGRRIADLSSSNEEMASTSQDVLERAENVAKIGMDAERLGKDANTKITAVEKSAQESVQSITELTAEMREINKIVKLITDISNQTNLLALNAAIEAARAGEHGRGFAVVAGEVRNLAGESKKATNDIENLITSIQAKSEKTATAITSANTEISSSVESVNNAILALNRIVDGAGKVTRDMGEMAKAIEDQANTSNAVVKIVDEGTRLTKENMAEVEALAALAEESSASTEEIDNAVHELTGMAGDLKSSVKKFRI is encoded by the coding sequence ATGACCAAGCAGACAACGACACCCGAAGACTGCGAGCAGGAGAACACCCGGCTCAAAGAGAGACTAGCAGAGGCAGAGGCGAAGATGGGGCGGTATGAGACCATCCTCGACGAGATCCCCTTTCCCATCTCAGTCACCGACATGGAGATGAACTGGACGTTCATGAACAGGGCACTCGAGTCCCTGCTGAACCTCGACAGAAAGAAGGACCTTGGAAAGCACTGCAGTTCATGCAAAGGTGCGGCCTGCAGCACCGAACAGTGCGGCATCGCCGCCCTCAGGGGTGGAAAGAAGAGAACGATCTTCGAGGAGCACGGAAAGAGCATCCAGATCGATGCCGCCTACCTGACCGATGCCACGGGCGCACAGATCGGCCACGTCGAGATCCTGCAGGACATCACCGCAATGGCAAGGGTCACCGCGTTCCTGGAGGCCGAGACCCGGAGGATCTCGGAGAACCTCACCAGGGTCGCGGCCGGCAACACAGAGGTCAACCTCACGATGGGGGCGACAGACCGGTACACGGAGAAGGTTGCACCCCTGATCGCCGGCATCGACAGGGCGACGGCAGCGACCCTCGAGTCCCTCGACCTGATGCTGAAAGACGTCGCCATGCTCGTCGGGGCCGGCAAGGACGGGAGACTCTCGATGCGTGCAGATGCCGCCCGGCATAAGGGAGGGTACAGGGCCCTCGTGCAGGATGTCAACGCCCTCCTCGACACCGTGATCGTGCCCCTCCAGGGTGCCGCAAAGGATGCCGAACTCATCGGAATGGGCCAGATCCCGGAAAAGGTTGACGCAACGCAGTACAAAGGGGATTTCAGAAAACTCGCGGAGAGCTTCAACAACTGCACCGACGGCCTGCAGAGCCTGAGAGAGGGCTATGCCGTCCTCCAGAGGACCGCACAGAACGATTACACCGTGAAGGTCGACGGGAATTACCCTGGCGGCTATGCCAGGATCGCAGAGGCGATCAATGTCGTCCAGGACCGTCTCCTCCACCTGCAGGACGCCGTGGGCAATATCAGCCAGGGCGACCTGAAAGACCTCGAAGCATTCAGGCGCATTGGGCGGAGGTCGAAGAACGATCAGATGGTCCCGGCCTTCATCGCGATGATGGAAGCGATCCAGAGGCTCGTGGACGACGCGAACATGCTCGCAAAGGCCGGCAGGGAGGGGAAGTTGTCCACCCGTGCCGATGCCTCGAAGCACCAGGGAGAGTTCGCCGAAGTCGTCGATGGCGTCAACCAGTTGTTCGACTCGGTCGTAGCCCCGGTCAACGAAGCGATGCGGGTCACCGACCACTATGCCGGCGGAGACTACACAAAGAAGTTCTCCGACGACCTCGCCGTCGCCGGAGACTTCCAGAAGTTCAAGGACGCCCTGAACAACATGGCCGACAGGACGGCCGAAACCATCAGGGACATCCAGCATATCGCCGAACAGGTCGATTACGGCACGTCGGAGTCGAACAAGGGCGTGGACCAGCTGGCAAAAGCCGCCGAGCAGGTGGCGATCACGAGCCAGACCTGCGCCGACCTCTCTAAGGAGACGCTCCAGAAGATCGAGGAGGTCGGCAGGCGTATCGCGGATCTTTCGTCCTCGAACGAGGAGATGGCCAGCACCTCGCAGGACGTCCTTGAGAGAGCGGAAAACGTCGCAAAGATTGGCATGGACGCAGAAAGACTCGGAAAGGATGCTAACACAAAGATCACGGCCGTCGAGAAGAGCGCACAGGAGAGCGTCCAGAGCATCACCGAGTTGACCGCGGAGATGCGGGAGATCAACAAGATCGTCAAACTCATCACAGACATCTCGAACCAGACCAACCTCCTCGCGCTCAACGCCGCGATCGAGGCGGCACGGGCGGGCGAACACGGCCGCGGCTTCGCCGTCGTCGCGGGCGAGGTCAGGAACCTCGCCGGCGAGTCGAAGAAGGCGACGAACGACATCGAGAACCTCATCACATCCATCCAGGCAAAGAGCGAGAAGACAGCCACCGCGATCACCTCGGCCAACACCGAGATCTCCTCCAGTGTCGAGAGCGTCAACAACGCCATCCTCGCCCTCAACAGGATCGTCGACGGCGCCGGCAAGGTGACCCGCGACATGGGCGAGATGGCAAAGGCCATCGAAGACCAGGCGAACACGAGCAATGCCGTCGTCAAGATCGTCGACGAAGGGACCAGGCTCACCAAGGAGAACATGGCCGAGGTGGAGGCCCTTGCCGCCCTCGCAGAGGAGTCAAGCGCCTCGACAGAGGAGATCGACAACGCCGTGCACGAACTGACCGGGATGGCCGGGGACCTGAAGTCCTCGGTGAAGAAGTTCAGGATCTGA
- a CDS encoding MarC family protein: MDDPLAAFAYAFVTLFIILHPLLVVPTFLGLTRGYRTEEKTRQATIATAVAGGLLFTFLIFGSLIFDILGITLPSFEVAGGVLLLIVGMQQALGIEYTPPEGGQQQNIGVIVGTPLICGPGSITTAILLSTKLGILVTVPAVLLCLVLTWLTLRYADVIQQALGETISGVMTDVFGMVLAALAVTLIAEGVDGLR; the protein is encoded by the coding sequence ATGGACGACCCCCTCGCCGCCTTCGCGTACGCGTTTGTCACCCTCTTCATCATCCTCCACCCCCTCCTGGTGGTCCCGACCTTTCTCGGGCTCACCCGGGGCTACAGGACGGAGGAGAAGACCAGGCAGGCCACCATAGCCACTGCCGTGGCAGGCGGACTTCTCTTCACCTTCCTCATCTTCGGTTCCCTGATCTTCGATATCCTGGGCATCACCCTCCCGAGTTTCGAGGTCGCAGGGGGCGTCCTCCTCCTGATCGTCGGGATGCAACAGGCGCTCGGGATCGAGTACACGCCACCGGAGGGAGGGCAGCAGCAGAACATCGGGGTGATCGTCGGCACTCCCCTCATCTGCGGGCCGGGTTCGATCACGACGGCGATCCTCCTCTCGACAAAACTTGGCATCCTGGTCACCGTCCCGGCCGTCCTCCTCTGCCTGGTACTGACCTGGCTCACCCTCAGGTATGCAGATGTCATCCAGCAGGCCCTCGGCGAGACGATAAGCGGTGTCATGACCGACGTCTTCGGGATGGTCCTTGCGGCCCTCGCGGTGACGCTCATCGCCGAAGGCGTCGACGGCCTGCGATAG
- a CDS encoding MarC family protein: protein MADFFPSLLYAFATLFIILDPLLSVPIFVGLTKERPAEEKARQAGIAVVVAGVLLFIFLIFGSLIFDVLGITLASFQVAGGILLFILGMQEALGIEFAHDEKSRQNMAGVIIGTPLLCGPGAITTVILLSTEINPVVTGVALFLCLGVTWLILRYAAAILRVLGSTITDIVARVLGMFLAAIAVKLIAEGAMGLGW from the coding sequence ATGGCAGATTTCTTCCCCTCCCTCCTCTACGCCTTCGCCACGCTCTTCATCATCCTCGATCCCCTCCTCTCTGTCCCGATCTTCGTGGGGCTCACGAAAGAGAGGCCGGCCGAGGAGAAGGCACGACAGGCAGGTATCGCCGTCGTCGTCGCGGGCGTACTCCTCTTCATCTTCCTTATCTTCGGGTCCCTGATCTTCGACGTTCTGGGCATCACCCTCGCCAGTTTCCAGGTCGCCGGCGGCATCCTCCTCTTCATCCTGGGCATGCAGGAGGCCCTCGGCATCGAGTTCGCCCATGACGAGAAGAGCCGGCAGAACATGGCCGGGGTGATCATCGGCACGCCCCTCCTCTGCGGCCCGGGCGCGATCACGACGGTGATCCTTCTCTCGACAGAGATCAACCCTGTCGTCACCGGCGTCGCCCTCTTCCTCTGCCTTGGCGTCACCTGGCTCATCCTCAGGTACGCCGCCGCGATCCTCCGCGTACTCGGCAGCACGATCACCGATATCGTGGCCAGGGTCCTCGGCATGTTCCTTGCAGCGATCGCTGTCAAACTTATCGCCGAAGGGGCGATGGGGCTTGGCTGGTGA